From Haloarcula sp. CBA1127, a single genomic window includes:
- a CDS encoding substrate-binding domain-containing protein yields MAHDPDGLSEFVSRRKFIATTGATSIAAIAGCSSGSGDSESDGSAGESADTEAVSTEMEATESTDEGGSSGGTSALESGGSSTVYPIANTAASYWNANRPASDTEYWPHGEYDIDTDQNLADYWAGLYGFEAGGEDGPPFQFTVGLSHSGTGVEKVMNGQNDVGNSSGNVEDELPDRDSYDQFIDHVVGVDGQPLVVSQEIADAGVEQITGDQLKSLYKGELTNWSELGGPDREIQVLGRVKGSGTRTSFVSNVFGNPEEDTSVANRYGQNQRLAQAIAQADNAISYLALAFIDTDGLAPISLKWEGTTYSYQDDQNGLDSKAYPLSRDLHMYTWEGTSEKEAAVINMILSDFGQDTFVAPNNYFKLGSRRREEERAKLPDQV; encoded by the coding sequence ATGGCGCACGATCCAGACGGGCTGTCAGAGTTCGTATCGCGGCGGAAATTCATCGCAACGACGGGTGCGACCAGCATCGCTGCAATCGCTGGCTGTTCCAGCGGCAGCGGCGACTCCGAGTCGGACGGGAGCGCCGGCGAGAGTGCGGACACCGAAGCGGTGTCGACGGAGATGGAAGCGACTGAAAGCACCGACGAGGGGGGTAGCTCCGGCGGGACCAGCGCGCTCGAATCCGGCGGCTCCTCGACGGTGTACCCCATCGCGAACACGGCGGCCTCCTACTGGAACGCCAACCGGCCGGCCAGCGACACCGAGTACTGGCCCCACGGCGAGTACGACATCGACACGGACCAGAATCTTGCCGACTACTGGGCAGGGCTCTATGGGTTCGAAGCCGGCGGCGAGGACGGCCCGCCGTTCCAGTTCACGGTCGGCCTTTCCCACTCCGGGACCGGCGTCGAGAAGGTCATGAACGGCCAGAACGACGTCGGCAATTCCTCCGGGAACGTCGAGGACGAACTCCCAGACCGGGACTCCTACGACCAGTTCATCGACCACGTCGTCGGCGTGGACGGCCAGCCGCTGGTCGTCTCCCAGGAGATTGCCGACGCCGGCGTCGAGCAGATCACCGGCGACCAGCTCAAAAGCCTCTACAAAGGTGAACTCACCAACTGGAGCGAACTCGGCGGTCCGGACCGCGAGATTCAGGTGCTGGGCCGCGTCAAGGGCTCCGGAACCCGAACATCGTTCGTTTCCAACGTCTTCGGCAACCCCGAAGAAGACACCTCCGTTGCCAACCGCTACGGCCAGAACCAGCGCCTCGCACAGGCCATCGCACAGGCCGACAACGCTATCAGCTACCTCGCGCTGGCGTTCATCGACACCGACGGGCTGGCCCCCATCTCGCTGAAATGGGAGGGGACAACCTACAGCTATCAGGACGACCAGAACGGTCTCGACTCGAAGGCGTACCCGCTGTCGCGCGACCTCCATATGTACACGTGGGAAGGCACCTCGGAGAAAGAGGCCGCGGTCATCAACATGATCCTGTCCGACTTCGGCCAGGACACCTTCGTCGCGCCGAACAACTACTTCAAGCTCGGCTCGCGCCGCCGCGAGGAAGAGCGCGCCAAGCTCCCCGACCAGGTGTAA
- the pstC gene encoding phosphate ABC transporter permease subunit PstC translates to MTEDIPTTEGETVSSGDRADGSTLAVGAVATTLVATILVFLFRPALALPMLLAFVFVTAVGWVTYQAEIARLLTLVATVLTVLTVAFITFFLFASALPAFLEHGTGLLLIPEQGGEARWFFWLETVLPSASTFWNPLSGAYSLIPMIWATVVVTVIAGAVAGPLGLFGALFIAEVASDRLREIIKPGVEILAGIPSIVYGFIGFQVLNGFIQTNFLDDGASFLIAGIVVGVMALPTVVSVGEDALSSVPQSMGDGSVAMGATEWQTMKSISIPAAFSGISAAVILGLGRAIGETMAVAAIMASGTQFADPLFDIFDANATLTSLIATQYGSASESTVDVLFVAGVMLFVIVAGMSIVSQYIERRMQRKLKGQQ, encoded by the coding sequence ATGACAGAGGACATACCTACGACGGAGGGCGAGACGGTGTCGAGCGGGGACAGAGCCGACGGGTCGACGCTTGCTGTCGGCGCGGTCGCGACGACGCTGGTGGCGACGATTCTCGTCTTCCTGTTTCGCCCCGCTCTTGCGTTGCCCATGCTGCTGGCGTTCGTGTTTGTCACGGCGGTCGGCTGGGTCACCTATCAGGCCGAGATTGCACGACTGCTCACGCTGGTCGCGACGGTCCTCACGGTGCTGACCGTCGCGTTCATCACGTTCTTCCTGTTCGCGAGCGCGCTGCCGGCGTTTCTCGAACACGGGACCGGACTGCTACTGATTCCGGAACAGGGCGGGGAGGCTCGGTGGTTCTTCTGGCTCGAAACCGTCCTGCCGTCGGCTTCGACGTTCTGGAACCCGCTCAGCGGGGCGTATTCGCTGATCCCGATGATTTGGGCGACGGTGGTCGTCACCGTCATCGCGGGCGCGGTGGCGGGGCCGCTCGGCCTGTTTGGCGCGCTGTTCATCGCCGAGGTCGCCAGTGACCGGCTGCGGGAGATAATCAAGCCCGGCGTCGAAATCCTGGCCGGAATTCCCTCTATCGTCTACGGGTTCATTGGCTTTCAGGTGCTGAACGGCTTCATTCAGACGAACTTCCTCGATGACGGGGCGAGCTTCCTCATCGCGGGGATCGTCGTGGGCGTGATGGCGCTCCCGACAGTCGTCTCCGTCGGCGAGGACGCTCTCTCCAGTGTTCCCCAGTCGATGGGTGACGGCTCCGTCGCCATGGGCGCGACCGAGTGGCAGACGATGAAAAGCATCTCCATCCCGGCGGCGTTCTCGGGTATCTCCGCGGCCGTCATCCTCGGTCTGGGCCGGGCCATCGGCGAGACGATGGCCGTCGCCGCAATCATGGCCTCCGGGACGCAGTTCGCCGACCCACTGTTCGATATCTTCGACGCGAACGCGACGCTGACCAGCCTGATTGCGACCCAGTACGGGAGCGCCTCCGAGAGCACCGTCGACGTGCTGTTCGTCGCCGGGGTCATGCTGTTCGTCATTGTCGCCGGGATGAGCATCGTCTCGCAGTACATTGAGCGACGTATGCAGCGGAAACTGAAGGGGCAACAATGA
- the pstA gene encoding phosphate ABC transporter permease PstA has translation MSDAYATTDRLVSADSNSYDRGLDTAIALSVVGFTLGLITLVNLVPPGASGSALTTALGTLLAVVVGAVGVTGLASYTNVVPVTSQRVRGIGLGLVVSTLALTALAAVLPVTMATLLGIVLLAEALAITAAGVSSRLELVDTEPNMSAGLLSGSALGAVGLAMGAAIGGALTSAGSLLWLVGAVVAGVGLFLLAILPREDLGSTLPTAIVVGALGLTIVTGTIGVGWQWSPQTLSGGFTGGAVIPVFLLVGTLLSAWSAAKCRAGFGARGREYGAFLVINLNAFLMVAVMATIVVFVTVKGVGYAFHGLSVGALTALVLLTPALLAAVQFARTPAGTNDWNSGARQLFRVLPLAAVGALAATFVSVLVTGSSLRYSYAYTVQVNRQGQALDTAFAVTPDTTIGTLLLIAPAALLAVTFFRSFGSLRKVGTQSARAGSIRQAVPTAVLALVVLTGFFIILGPAPFGLPLGSTLGVAAAVSGSVAAGGLAVYPLIGVLTSDGPTLADSAQSEAPLFTLGVFGGLGLLLAALLLQPVAGINPLVGPVNLVPAIALGAAVASLGLATLTTVAKRSSEETITRRLLTEETRLGLVGTAGFTALVGLHVAVTGTSFNVLGVSIANEGSLSWPMVMQAYIPLGAEPGGIMPAIIGTVWLVVGATLFAVPLGVGAAVFLTEYAEQGRFTALVEIATNALWSTPSIVFGLFGAAFLIPRLGGDESLLAGMLVLGFMLLPLVLITSRESIKAVPDEYRDASAALGVTQWETIKSVVLPAAMPGVITGVILGVGRIAGETAPLILVLGSTLNATAAVDVIGGFRFVSGPPFIANDALLSASASLPTQVWAVIAAGVSGSPEMGWATAFILLMVVLTFYVVGITARTYFRRKLNYE, from the coding sequence ATGAGTGACGCCTACGCGACGACAGACCGACTCGTCAGTGCGGATTCGAACAGCTACGACCGGGGACTCGATACGGCGATTGCGCTGAGCGTCGTCGGCTTCACGCTCGGACTCATCACGCTGGTGAATCTGGTCCCGCCTGGTGCCAGCGGCAGTGCCCTCACCACGGCGCTCGGGACGCTACTTGCTGTCGTCGTCGGCGCGGTCGGGGTCACCGGCCTCGCCTCCTACACCAACGTCGTCCCGGTCACCTCACAGCGAGTGCGGGGCATCGGGCTGGGCCTCGTCGTTTCGACGCTTGCGCTGACCGCGCTTGCCGCGGTCCTTCCCGTGACGATGGCGACGCTGCTTGGAATCGTGTTGCTGGCCGAAGCGCTGGCGATCACTGCTGCCGGTGTCTCCTCCCGGCTCGAACTCGTGGACACGGAACCGAACATGAGCGCCGGGCTGCTCTCCGGCAGCGCGCTCGGCGCGGTCGGCCTTGCTATGGGGGCTGCCATCGGCGGTGCGCTCACCAGTGCCGGCTCACTGCTGTGGCTCGTCGGGGCTGTCGTCGCCGGCGTCGGGTTGTTCTTGCTGGCGATTCTCCCCCGTGAAGACCTCGGTTCGACGCTTCCGACAGCCATCGTGGTCGGCGCGCTCGGACTGACAATCGTAACCGGCACCATCGGCGTCGGCTGGCAGTGGAGCCCGCAGACCCTCTCCGGTGGCTTCACCGGCGGCGCGGTCATCCCCGTGTTCCTTCTGGTCGGGACGCTCCTGTCGGCCTGGTCGGCCGCCAAGTGCCGGGCCGGGTTCGGTGCTCGGGGTCGCGAGTACGGGGCCTTCCTCGTCATCAACCTCAACGCCTTCCTGATGGTGGCCGTGATGGCGACCATCGTCGTGTTCGTGACCGTCAAAGGCGTCGGCTACGCCTTCCACGGGCTCTCGGTCGGCGCGCTCACCGCACTGGTCCTCCTGACGCCAGCCCTGCTCGCCGCGGTCCAGTTCGCTCGCACACCTGCGGGCACGAATGATTGGAACAGCGGCGCTCGACAGCTATTCCGGGTCCTCCCACTGGCGGCAGTCGGCGCGCTTGCCGCGACGTTTGTGAGCGTCCTCGTCACTGGGTCCTCGCTACGCTACTCCTATGCCTACACTGTTCAGGTCAACCGCCAGGGACAGGCACTCGATACGGCATTCGCGGTGACGCCTGACACGACAATCGGAACACTACTGCTGATCGCGCCGGCGGCGCTGCTCGCAGTTACCTTCTTCCGTTCGTTCGGTTCGCTCAGAAAGGTCGGGACACAGTCCGCGCGGGCCGGCTCGATTCGACAGGCCGTCCCGACCGCGGTTCTCGCGCTTGTCGTGCTCACTGGCTTCTTTATCATTCTCGGCCCCGCTCCGTTCGGCCTGCCCCTCGGCAGCACGCTCGGAGTCGCCGCCGCCGTCTCCGGGTCGGTCGCCGCAGGCGGCCTCGCGGTCTACCCGCTTATCGGCGTGCTCACGAGCGACGGACCGACACTCGCGGACAGCGCACAGTCCGAGGCCCCGCTGTTCACGCTGGGTGTGTTCGGCGGGCTCGGGCTGCTGCTGGCCGCACTGTTGCTCCAGCCAGTCGCCGGGATCAATCCACTGGTCGGCCCGGTGAACCTCGTGCCGGCAATCGCGCTCGGGGCCGCGGTGGCCTCGCTCGGACTGGCGACACTCACGACCGTCGCAAAGCGCTCCAGCGAAGAGACGATCACCCGCCGGCTCCTCACCGAGGAGACGCGACTCGGCCTCGTCGGCACGGCCGGCTTCACCGCGCTGGTCGGCCTGCACGTGGCTGTTACCGGTACGTCGTTCAACGTTCTCGGCGTCTCCATCGCCAACGAGGGGAGCCTCTCGTGGCCGATGGTGATGCAGGCCTACATCCCGCTGGGGGCCGAGCCCGGCGGTATCATGCCCGCGATCATCGGTACGGTGTGGCTGGTCGTCGGTGCGACGCTGTTTGCCGTCCCGCTGGGTGTCGGTGCCGCGGTGTTCCTCACCGAGTACGCCGAGCAGGGCCGGTTCACCGCGCTCGTCGAAATCGCAACGAACGCGCTCTGGAGCACGCCGAGCATTGTCTTCGGCCTGTTCGGGGCGGCGTTCCTGATTCCCCGGCTGGGCGGCGACGAGTCGCTTCTGGCCGGGATGCTGGTCCTTGGGTTCATGCTCCTGCCGCTGGTGCTCATCACCTCGCGGGAGTCGATCAAGGCCGTCCCCGACGAGTACCGTGACGCCAGCGCGGCGCTGGGTGTGACCCAGTGGGAGACGATTAAAAGCGTCGTCCTGCCGGCGGCGATGCCGGGCGTCATCACCGGCGTTATCCTCGGCGTCGGCCGCATCGCCGGCGAGACCGCCCCGCTCATTCTCGTCCTCGGGTCGACGCTGAACGCGACGGCTGCCGTCGATGTCATCGGCGGCTTCCGTTTCGTCTCGGGACCACCGTTCATCGCCAACGACGCCCTGCTGTCGGCCTCGGCGTCACTACCGACGCAGGTGTGGGCCGTCATCGCAGCCGGGGTGTCGGGGTCGCCAGAGATGGGGTGGGCGACGGCGTTTATTCTGCTGATGGTCGTTCTGACGTTCTACGTGGTCGGTATCACGGCGCGGACGTACTTCCGGAGGAAACTCAACTATGAGTGA